DNA sequence from the Tepidibacillus fermentans genome:
GTCGGACATCTAGGGTTGGAACGACCCGAAGTCACGCTCAGGGAGATGAAAGGTTGCTTTCGTCGTGGAGCTGAGAAGCTCCCACTTCAAGCGATAGTTAAGTGGTGAGTGGTTCACTTTGATCAGTTAAAACTACCCCTGTTATTGGATAGCCATCGCCATCAAGGGATATTCCTTCTTTTGGTAAATCCACTTCGAAGGGATAACCCTTCTTTTGATTGGTAATCGGACAAACAGCTATAAATCCTGTTGCTTGATTGAATTCTTTAGGCGATAAAACAATAGCATTCCTTCTCCCAGCCTGCTCATGACCAGCTTGTGGATTGAAGTTTAAAACAACGAGATCGCCTCTCTCTGGTACGTCTGCTGGCATTAAATCAATTCACGCCCTTCTATCCCAAAATCAATTTCCTCGTGTCGATTTTCAGGTGTAATCTGTGATATTAGTTCTTCCAATGTGTATTTCTTCCGTGTTCTTTTTGGCTTTAATGTGATGATACCTTCATTTCCAATCACGTTTAATTCCATTCACAATAGAATATTAGTAATGTCTGTTTAACATTCTCATTTTACTATTTCACTCAAACCCTGTCTTTTATTATGTTTCTTCACTAGGTTGCAAAGAAATAAATAAAACGCTATGATATCATAAGGCAACATATTGTAAACATTAAAAGGTGGTTATTATGGCGAGTTCAAAAATTGACCAGATATCCTTAAGAGATATGATTGAGACACTTTTAAGAAACAAAAAGTTCATCTTATCTTCGATTCTCATCTTTGTTATTTTAGCAGCTGCATATAGTTTCCTTTTCACAAAACCGATCGTCAATGTAACAACAGAGGCTACAGTGAAGCAAGTAGAAGGAGCAGAGAGCAATTTTACGATTGAACCTTTACTCAATGCAGTCATCGTTCCTACATATAATTCATCAGCAAACATTCAGTTTCCTGATGTGGTGACAAGACCTGATTCTAAGTATCCTGTTGTAAAAATCGATACCTTACTGACTGAGTATACGAATGAGTTAACAAATAATACAAAACTAGTCGAGGAAGTAAGAAAGATATCTCCAAGATTTAAACAAGTCACGGGTTCTTCATTAAAATCGATGATCGCATTTGACATGGTTCCTGATTCAGATATTTTAACGATTAAAGTTACGGCAAGTACAAAAGAAGAAGCAGTAAAGTTTGCAGAAATCGTAAACCAAGATTTTCAAAGCTTTGTTGAAAAACAAAACTTTGAGATGATTCATAATAAATTATCTTCCATTAAACATCAATTAGAATTTAATATTGGTCTGTTAGAAACGAAAATCGATCGACTGCAAAAGGAAATGGCTACTGTAGATAAAACGATTGCTTACCAATCTTCGAAAGTGGAACCGAATCCCGCTTACATTATGTATGTTCAAAATCTATCTAGTAATAAAATTGCATTAAATAATGCAAAGTCCCAATATGAAGAAATACAAAAGGTGGAGAAAAGATTACCGCAAATTGCGAAAGAAACAGGTTTGACGGTATCGATGGAACAACCGGTTATTGAAACGAGTTCTTCATTATTGAAAATCTTGGTTAAAAACGTGGTTTTAGCTGGAATGGTCGGATTCGTCATTGCTGGTTTTGTTGCATTTTTAAGAGAATATTGGAAGAGAACAATGTAGAACCAATTCAACATAACAAAAAGAGGATGGCATGATGTCATCCTTCTAAATTATTAGAGAGTGGTTTTAGATGGAGAAGATACTGCAACTGAAAGTTTGGTCGATTTCAAAAATACTTCTGTTTTTTATTTTAGGTGCTGCCGTTTTAGGTCCTGCTTTTTTTAATGTGAATATTGGCCCAATCTCTTTATCTTTATTTAGAATAACGTTATATGCCTTATGGGTCATCTTCGTTCTATTATTGTTAAAAAATGATGGGGAGATATCCATTACTAATTTAAAAGTAAGACTCCTTGTCTGGTTTCTCATTTTTTGGTTTGTTTATTCCATCATATCTTTGCTTTGGGCAGATTCAACCATTGATGCCGTAAAACATATTAACCATTTATTTGTCGGCTTTTCACTCATTATCTTTGTTGTTTTCTTTTTTATTGAGAAACGGGACTATATCCATTTTTATCGTTTATGGATATTCATATTAACGGTATTAATTTTAGTGGGGTTATGGAATGTATTAACCGGACAGCAATTAAGCGTCTCGACACTTGCGGGTTTAACCAATGAACAGCGTTTTACGCCAACTGCTATCTTTCATAACCAAAATGATTTTGCAACCTATTTAGCGTTAAGTCTACCGTTTACATTGACCTTAATTCGCTATGGACGAAATCTATTGGTTTCTCTATTTGGTATTATCTTATCTTTACTCAATTTATCTTTAGTCTTCCTAACCTATTCTCGTTCGAATTATCTTGCGATCGCAATGGGAGTCGCATTTTGGTTCTTTTTCTTTATGAAAAGGAGAGAAAAACTATTTTTAATTGTTCTTACGCTATCTGGAACTATGGTACTATATTTTCTATTTCCTGAGCCTTTCCATTCTGCTTTAGATACATTAAAGGTTCAAATTGATAGCCTATTTGTCCATGATCAAGGAAAGGAATCGGTGAATGTAAGAACAAATCTCATAAAGAATTCTCTACTCTTTTTATATGATCATTATGGTTTTGGCGTTGGTGCAGGAAACGCGGAATACCACATGGCACATTTTCGAGTCTATGACACGGCTAAAATCGTCAATGTTCATAACTGGTGGTTTGAGCTTTTGGTCAATTATGGAATCCTTATTTTCTCGGGATATGTCCTGTTCTATTTATCGCTAATCATCCTATTAAAAAAACAATATCATACCCTGACTGATCGAAACGAGAAGATGATCGCAGAATCATTAATCATCGGATTAGTTATATTTTTCCTAGCAAGTACGAGTTCAAGCACAATCATTGCCTTTGGACCACAATGGCTTTTCTTTGCCTTTACGGTTGGCTATTTAAATTATTTATATCTCAAGCAGGAAAGGAATGCCCTAGCTGAATGAAGATTTTAGTAATTTCGCATATGTACCCTTCTAACTTTAATATGACTTCTGGGATTTTCGTGCATGAACAAGTCAAAACTTTGGTTCGTCAAGGTCATGAAGTTAAGGTAATTTCACCCATTCCTTGGGCTCCTTTTCCTTTCAATCAATTAAGTAAAAAGTGGAATCAATATTCGAAGATACCAAGAAAAAGTCAGATCGATGGGATTGAGGTTTTTTATACGCGATATTTAAATTTGCCTCATTCCTATTTATTCGAATACTACGGCGATTTTTTTTATCTAGGGATGAAAAATGTCATTGCCAAGCTCTATCAAACGTTCCCTTTTGAACTCATTCACGCTCATGTCGCTTTGCCTGATGGGGTTGCGGCAATTAAACTGAAAGAAAAATTTCATGTTCCTTTCGTGGTTACCATTCATGGCCAAGACTTACAACATACCATTTATCGGAATAAGAAGTGTAAAGCGAAAATAACTGAAACTTTTCAAAAAGCAGATAAAATCATCCTCGTAAGCTCAAAATTAAAACGGATTGCGGATCAAGAGATTGGCTACTCTAGTAAATCGGTTGTGATCCACAATGGAATGAACCTAGAGAAGATCAGTTCAACTCACAGTAAAAAAATACCGTCAAATGAACGAATGATCTTAAGTGTATCCAACCTCTATCCGAGTAAAGGGATCGATTTGAATTTATATGCCGTCAGTAAACTGAAAAACAAATATCCCAATTTAAAATATTATATTGTGGGCGACGGACCGGAAAGAGATCGCTTGAGAAAATTAGCTGAAGATCTTCAGATTAAGGAACATGTGAAATTTCTCGGCCGATTGCCTCACGAAAAAGCATTAGAATATATGCAAGCGTGTGAGATTTTTTCCCTGCCAAGCTGGAAAGAAGGCTTTGGTATTGCTTATATCGAAGCTATGGCTTTTGGCAAACCGGTGATTGGAGTCGTTGGAGAAGGAATTGAAGATGTCATTCAACAGGGAGTAACGGGGGTATTAGTAAAACCAAAAGATGTAGAAAGTTTAGTTAAGGCATTAGATGATTTGCTTTCAGATCCAACAAAAGGAGAAGAAATGGGTCAAAATGCAAGAAAAATGGTTTATGATCAACTGACTTGGAAAGAAAATGTTCAACAAACCATCGATCTCTATAAGGCGGTGCTTCATCATGGCGAAAACTAGAATCTGTCATCTCTCCTCTGTACACCATTATCTAGATACCCGGATTTTTATGAAGGAATGTCGTTCATTGGCTTCTGCCGATTATGAGACTCATTTTGTCGTACCGGAAGCAGATGAAAAGATCATCAATGGCGTTCATCTTCATCACGTGCAAAAAAGTAAGGGTGGACGGTTGGCTCGGATGACCAAAACGGTTTGGAACGTTTATCAAAAGGCTCGTTCACTTGATGCGAAGCTCTACCATTTTCATGATCCAGAGCTGATTCCGATTGGCCTTCTTCTGAAACTGCAAGGGAAAAAAGTGATCTATGATGTACATGAGGATGTTCCCAGACAGATATTAAGTAAATACTGGATTAAGAAACCACTAAGAAAACTCATATCCTGGGTATTTGAAAAATTTGAAAATTTCTCAGCTAAGCGATTTGATGCTGTTGTTACTGCGACTCCCTACATTAACGAACGCTTTAAAAAATTAGGCTGTAACACGGTGAATGTAAGCAATTATCCCATCCTTGAAGAATTTCTGGACAATGCCATCGACTGGTCTACAAAGGAAAATGCGGTATGTTATGTTGGTGGAATTACTGGCGTAAGAGGATTGTTTGAAATGGTTGATGCCATGACACAAACCAATAGTCGTTTATACCTTGCGGGTAAGTTTTTCACTGAAGATGAACACCAAAGGGCGAAAAAGATGGATGGATGGAAGAATGTGATCGAATTAGGACAAATTGACCGAAAAGAAGTAGCTCAGACTTTAGCGAAATCGAAAGCGGGTTTAGTTGTCCTTCATCCCATTGAGAATTTCATTGATTCTCTTCCGATTAAAATGTTTGAATATATGGCTGCAGGAATTCCTGTCATTGCATCCAACTTTCCGTTATGGGAAGAAATTGTCTTAAAGCATCATTGCGGAATATGTGTAAATCCGATGAATCCAAATGAAATTGCCAATGCCATCAATTGGCTATTGGAACATCCAGAAGAAGCAGAAGGTATGGGGAGAAAAGGGAGAGACGCTGCAATTCATGAATATAATTGGAATTCTGAAAGAGATAAGTTAATTCGTGTATATGAAGAGATACTGAATAGATTGTTAATTGCAAAATAAAAGTACAGAGTTCTGCAGCAAATTTTTGTAGAGGATAAAAAAACGTTTGAAAAACCGGGCAAAGCCCGGTCCTTTTTATTTGGTAGGTTTAATATCACTTAGTCGATATTCGACACCATGTATTCCTTTATAATATTCAGGATACATTTCTTCCCCTGTCAGTGATAATGTAAAAGTTGACCACTTTAGTGGTTTGTGATCACTAAAAAATTGACCACCTCTAGCAAATTTTCCTGTATCTTTAGATTGACGAGATCTTAAATACGGGAGGAAAGGATATGCTAGAGATGGCTAATATTGAGTTTATCAGAAAATAATACTTTGTAAAAGGGAAGTCAATACGTCAAATATCACGAAAAACTGGTTACGCTCGTCAAACGATTAGAAAAGCGTTAAATTCAACAGAAATTCCACGGTACCAAACGGAAAAGCCTAAACCAAAACCTGTCGTTGATTCTGTAAAGGACATTATTATCTCTTGGCTTAAGGATGATGAAAAGGCTCTTCCTAAGCAAAAACACTCAGCCCGCAGAATCTATCAACGATTAGTTGATGAATATGATTTCTCTGGAGGCGAATCAACGATTCGCAGGTATGTATGTGAATTAAAGAAGCACTTATCCATATCAAATGGCTATATTCCATACAGCCAAAAAGGATCTGAACAATTATTACTATTCTTTTCACAAAGATATGAACGTGGAAGCATGATTATTACAAGTAACCGTGAATTTTCTTTGTGGACCCAGGTTTTTGGAGATGAGCAAATGACAGCTGCCCTCATTGATCGCTTAACTCATAGGGCATATATTTTCCCAATGAATGGAAATAGCTACCGCTTTAAACAAAGTTTGCAAGAAGAACATTAAAAATTGACCACTGATCAGTGGTTTTTATTTAAACGGGGTGGTAAACTTTTTGATTGACATTAACATCCCCACAGTTTTCACTAGTAAACATAGGTGGAACCGAAAGGTCTCCATCATCCATTGCATCAAAATCTTGTACCCACACTTAATGGAATTTCTTATTTTTCATAATATCAAATTTTTACATTAGGTAGAAGGGTTATCCCAGAGACAAATGAACCCCCAACTACATTGAATCGGCAGAAAATCTATAAAGGTATCAAGGATTATTCGGATGAGACGAAACGTGTATTACCGATCATTGATCAATGGCTCGAAGATGATCTTATACGTTGGGAAAAACAAAAACATACAGCTGCAAGAATTAATCGAAGATTAGTAGATGAGTATGATTTCAAAGGATCTGAGTCAAATATTCGCGCAGTTTGTGAAAGCAAATCTTCACAAAAAGTAGGATGCTTTCTTATCTTTTGAAAAAATCCCTTATCGTAATTATGAACCATAGCTCCTCTTATGACACTATGGTTTTTAATTTTATTCCGGCTATATTGGGGATTTAACTATTGGATTTAACACCGTCTTAGGAAAATTGCTTTTGTATTGTTATTTTAAGAAATTATTTGTATGGAAAACATTTTACTTTTAAAAACAAAAGAGACAGTATGATTAGAGTAGCTATAATATATATAAATAGTGTTGGATCATACCAACCTACATTTATACCTACTAATAAGTATGAAAATATCGTAGCTAACAAAGGAATGGCGAATATATTCTTTTTTGCTAGATTATGTAAGATACCCAGTAATGTGCCATAGAAAAAAACATTTAGATACGCCCCAATAAAACCAAAATCAGCATAACTAGCTCCTATGAAGGTTGGAGCTAAGGAAACTGACCTATTAATTAACTTTCCGCCTACATATACCATTTGTCTGCCATTTAAGAAAGAACCGATTTGATAATTTGCATATTCGAAATTTGTTCCAGGGATTATTCCAAATAAAGTATCAAAAAGTAATTTGCCATGAAAATAACCTAAAGGACCAGATTTTTCTATAATCTCTTGTAGATTGTATAAGGGGCCTATACTATCAGTATAAAACAAACCAAGGCCTAATAATGCAGAAGTTTTCATCCCATAAATCCCACTTTTTGTAAGTATTCCAACAGTAAAAGCAATAACTAGTACACCTATCGTAAAAAAAATTGATATTTTAAATATATTTTTTTTATTAATATATGTTTCAGTGATGAAAAAAGCAATTAGAAGTTTAATAGGGAGATTTCTAGCTCCTAATAATGATAATAGAATTAAAGAGAACAATAACAACACTAAAATTATTTTCTTTTTTCTAGGATAAACTACATTTAAAATAGGTATCAAAATAATCTGTAAGGAAGCAAGATAAACAAGTTTTGGTGAAAGAAACCATCTAGAGGATACATTAATTAATGGTATATCGTGTAATATAAATAACTGGATAAAGACAGCTAAAACAGAAATAAGATAAACAATGATTATCAATTTACTAATCTTATTAGTAAATTTATGATAATCAGGTAAATTTTTAAAATTAAATCTAGATCCAATAATAAAAGATAAAACTAACAGAATTAGACTAGATATATATATAAATAATGTTATTACATTTGGTTTAAAATAAAGAATATTAATATTAAATTTAGATATAACATCGTATGTAATATCTGGCAACCTACTAAAAGGAATGAAAATATAAAGTAAAGCAAACCAAAAAAATAAAACAATGGGGTTAACTAATAGATCCATTTTTTTAATTCTTAAAAGAATAAATAAAAAAGAGAATAACATGAATAATAATAATAATTCCGTACTATATTGGGTTAAAGCTATTGACACTAATATTATAAGTACCAAAAAAAATATATTATATTTGATATCATTTAAAAGATTCACCAAGAATGCCTCCATTAGTCTGGATTTTAATCAATATTTTGAACACAAAATAGTTAAGTTTCTTTTTCTGTTGACCATCCTTCGATGAACTGAAATAAGGCTAGTTTGGCAGAATGATAGTCTGGATATTGCACATGATTGACTTTTTCTTTCTTCAAAATCGCAAGGAAATACTCTATACAGGCATTGTCATAAGGACAGCCTTTGCGGATGAATAATTGTGTGATGCCTTGAGATTTTACGTATTGTTCAAACTCATCATTTGTATATTGTGTACCTAAATCCGTATGAAGACAATTGTTTTTTTAAAATCATCATTATATTTCTTGCGTTTCATCACGGACACATCCTCTCCCAATTTTTATTGTAAGGGACTTAGCTAAGTTGTGTCCATGAAACTATACTAACACCAAACAAGTACAACATTGGATAGCTACTTTGCCTAATTATATCAAGGCTTGTTTACCTAATTTAGGGTGCGAAAGTTGAGTAAGACTTTACTGTATTATTTAATTTGTTAACTAATTAAATAATATATTTTATATATTTAATAATACATTGAATTCACCTTTTTAAAAATAAGAATCTTTTAATTCTCACTCATCTTATTTTTTAATATCTCTGATATTCTCGCTTTCTCTTCCTCTGAGATAAATACATAAGAAATACCATCAATCGAACCAGTCGTAGCTTTGTATTTTAATTGTTCGACGTTTTTACTAGAATAACTATTTAAATCAAAAGCAATGCTATAAATAGTGGATTTATCCATATCCGTACGTACATCATCACCTAGAACATCAAGGAGACTATTAATTTTCAATGGAGACCGTATATTTTTACTTTGATCTAAAAATGCTTTAAGCACTTCTTGTTGTCTATCGTTTCTACCAAAATCACCCTTATTATCATGTCTAAACCTTGAAAAATAAAGTGCTTGTGTACCATTTAATAATTGATTGTCACCATAAGGTAAATGTACTTCAGGAAATTGGTTATTTATCTTCTCTGCAGTTGGTTGATCTACGTTTAACCGAAGTCCACCGGTTTCATCTACTGCTTTCACAAAACCATTAAAGTTGAATAAAACATAATGATCTATAGGGATGCCAGTAAAGTTTTCAACTGTGGCAATTGTAGTACCTACTCCAAAACCGTATGCACTATTTATCTTACTTTTACGGTTCTTACCGGCAATCTCCACATATGTGTCTCGTGGGATTGAAACCATTGTTATTTTTTTTGTTTTATCATTCATAACGATTAACATTATAACATCAGTTCTACCCTTATCATTAGTATTTGGTCGCTTATCCAAACCGAGTACCAAAAAAGTTTTTACATAGTCCGGTTTGATAGCTGTATCAACCTCAGAATGGACCCGATTAATTGGGTTATATATTTTGTTCATAGCATTATTAATTCTAAAATATGTATATCCTATTGTCCCTAAAAGTAAGACAATAATTGTTAATAATGACCATTTGATCCATTTACTATTCTTCTTTTTTTTCTTTCTATTCCTCATGACCATTTACTCCTCTATAATAACCTTTTATAGACACCCCTTTAATAAACAAAAAAGTAATAAACAAAAAAGCAATTACATTCAAGGAAAATATTGTTTATTGTATAAAAATTAACTATAATTATACAATATTTTTTAATATGCCCCTTTACCTAAAATCACATAGGGAATTGTTTTCAATAAGATTATCAAGTCTAATTTAAGTGATTGATTCTTAACATAGTTAATATCGTGAGTAAGAAGCTGATCAAAGGTTACATCAGTTCTTCCACTAATTTGGGCTAGACCCGTAATACCCGGTTTCACATTCAGTCTAACAAGTTGTTCCTTTGTACAATGTTCTATCTCACTTTGAATTAATGGTCGAGGACCAACTAGACTCATATCACCTTTTAAAACATTGATTAGCTGAGGAAGCTCATCTAAACTCAGTTTTCTAATGATAGATCCTATCTTTGTTACTCTTGGATCGTTTTTCATTTTCACATATACTTCTTTTCTTTCTTGAAATTCCTTGAGTGTTGGCAAGATTTCCTCTGCATTAACTAACATACTTCGAAATTTAATAATTTTAAATGTATTTCCAAATTGTCCTACACGTTCTTGCAGAAAAAAAACGGGCCCTTTTGATTCTAATCGGATTAAGACTGCCACAATTAAAAATATTGGTAAAAATAATAAAATGAGTAAAAGAGATACGATAATATCAAAAGTACGTTTAACATAAATGTAAAAGGAGTAATTTGTATTTATTTGTGAAACGGTAGTAGCTCGAGTTTCATAGCTAACCTTACTCAAAATATTCCCCTCTTTTTATATTATATTAATTCATATTGTTTTAATATCTGAATATAGTCTAATTGATTTTTTTTATCTTTTTTAAAATCTTTTTTTCTTTTTACAAATTTAATTTTACCAAAATCTTCTTCTGATTTTAATTCTATCATTTTACCACTATTTATAAGGTATTGGTCAACGGCCCCCATTATTCCACCTTTATAAATTGTAAATACTGGAATTTGCAGAGCAGCAGCTTCACGATTCATAGTTCCTCCAGCACTAATTACAATATCAGAACAGTTGATCAAATTATATCCATCAAGAACCTCATTTGGAATAATTACATTCGGTAATTTTAGAGAATTAAAAAATTCTATTTGATCTTTAGTTCTTGGAACAACAATTATATAACAATTTTCATTAGAGGAAAGATATTTTAATAATTTAATGGAAATATCGTAGTTGTTTTGTTGATAATGTGCCTGAGTTGCAGGTGGTCTATACGTTATAACTACCTTAGAAGGATCTAATCCTAATTTTTTCACTAAATATCCTTCTTGATAATTATATTCATGGATATAAAAATCTTCTTTTAACCCATTGAAATCGATAATTTTTTCCTTTTTTGCTCCATATTTTTTAATTCGTTCAAAAGGTATAACAGATGGCTTTAAAATTTTTGTTGCTAATCTAAAATTTATATTATGTGCAAAAACATACTCATAATCAAAAGATGTTACATGTGGAATTCCTCTTAAAAATGCAACAAAGGCTAAATCATTTGATCCCATACTTAATGCTAAATCAAATGACTTACCTTTTGAAAATCTATATAGTTGTAACGTTCTTTTAAATAAGCCCAGTACCTTTTTAAATTTGTTTTTTCCCATATGATTTCCTAGATGAATATAATCTATTTGGTATTCATCTAATAACGGGAGAGTTTGTGCATAATCTCGAGCTGTTACGGTTACATTATGACCTTGATCGATTAGGGCTTTAATGATACCTTTAAAAAATAGAACATGTGGTGAATTTGTAAGATCTATCCATATATTTTTGCTCATTACTAGCCTCCATTAAATACTATTTAAAACAGAAATAATTGTACCAATATCTTCATCTTTCAATGCTGGATGAACAGGTAAAGAAAGTACTTGCTCAGCCATCTTCTCAGATATTGGTAAGCTTAGACCAGCGTAACCCCTATCCGTATATACTTTTTGTTTATGTAGCGGTTTTGGATAATGAATACCATAGCCAATTTGGTTATCTTGTAAAGCTTGAATTACTTTATCACGATCGATTAATACTTTAACTGTATACTGATGGTAAACGTGTTTATAATGTTCAGGAGTATACGGTGTAACTAGCCAATCAATATCTTTTAACCCTTCATTTAATGCCATTGCATTTTTAATTCTAGCATTATTAAACTCATCAAGTCTCTCGAGTTGACCTAACCCAATAGCAGCACTAATATTTGTCATTCTGTAATTATAACCCAATATTGTATGGTTGTATCTTTCAGGAGAGCCATGGTTAATTAAAAGTTTAGTATTTTTATAGATTTCTTCATTGTTTGTTACAACCATTCCTCCCTCACTTGTTGTCATATTCTTTGTTGGATAAAAACTAAAAGTTGCTACATCTCCAATAGTCCCTACTTTTTTACCATTTATTTCAGCACCATGAGCTTGTGCACAATCTTCAATTACTTTTAGGTCATATCGATTGGCGATTTCCATAATTGCATCCATATCAACGGGTAGACCATATAAATGAACAACTAAGATTGCACGTATTTTAGGATTTTCTTTAACAGCATTCTCTACCTTATTCGGGTCAATATTAAATGTTTTTTCATCAATGTCTACAAAGACTGGGTTTAGTCCACTATATAAAATAGAATTGCTACTTGCTATAAATGTAAAGGGAGTAGTAACAATTTCCGAGTCCTTTGGAAGATTTAAAGCTTCAATTGCAGCGTGTAACGCCGTTGTACCAGATGAAGTTGCAACAGCATACTTAACTTTCAAATAGTCGGCAAATTTTTCTTCAAATTGTTCTACGTATTTTCCTGATGCTATTACTCCACTATCTAGTACTTCCATTACTAGTTTTTTTTCTAGATCAGATATTAGGGGTTTAGCTAT
Encoded proteins:
- a CDS encoding DegT/DnrJ/EryC1/StrS family aminotransferase produces the protein MIPIAKPLISDLEKKLVMEVLDSGVIASGKYVEQFEEKFADYLKVKYAVATSSGTTALHAAIEALNLPKDSEIVTTPFTFIASSNSILYSGLNPVFVDIDEKTFNIDPNKVENAVKENPKIRAILVVHLYGLPVDMDAIMEIANRYDLKVIEDCAQAHGAEINGKKVGTIGDVATFSFYPTKNMTTSEGGMVVTNNEEIYKNTKLLINHGSPERYNHTILGYNYRMTNISAAIGLGQLERLDEFNNARIKNAMALNEGLKDIDWLVTPYTPEHYKHVYHQYTVKVLIDRDKVIQALQDNQIGYGIHYPKPLHKQKVYTDRGYAGLSLPISEKMAEQVLSLPVHPALKDEDIGTIISVLNSI